One segment of Desulfosudis oleivorans Hxd3 DNA contains the following:
- a CDS encoding BsuBI/PstI family type II restriction endonuclease — protein sequence MKRKKDHIKAARQILISLGLPRAQQNERSALCLLALLNLPPGKPWTKAENPLIGITPIMDWARKHYGKDYAPNTRETVRRQSMHQFVDAGIALYNPDQPDRPVNSPKAVYQIEPATLALLRSFGTRKWNRNLASYLDERETLAARYAMAREQNRIPVQIAPGKRITLSPGEHNELIRAIVEDFASRFAPGSILVYAGDTGDKWGYFDAPLLSALGVDVDAHGKMPDVVLHYSKKNWLLMVESVTSHGPVDGKRHAELTRLFAGAKAGLVYVTAFPNRAVMARYLADIAWETEVWVADAPSHLIHFDGERFLGPYSPS from the coding sequence ATGAAACGAAAAAAAGACCATATTAAAGCCGCGCGACAGATTCTAATTTCATTGGGTCTGCCAAGGGCACAACAAAACGAACGCTCGGCGCTTTGCCTGCTGGCCCTCCTGAATCTTCCGCCGGGCAAGCCCTGGACCAAGGCGGAAAATCCGCTTATCGGCATCACGCCGATAATGGACTGGGCCCGCAAACACTACGGGAAAGACTATGCACCCAACACCCGGGAGACGGTCCGACGGCAGTCCATGCATCAGTTTGTGGATGCCGGAATCGCGCTTTACAACCCCGATCAACCCGATCGACCGGTAAACAGCCCCAAAGCCGTTTATCAAATAGAGCCGGCTACGTTGGCCTTGCTTCGCAGTTTTGGCACTCGGAAATGGAACAGGAATCTGGCGTCTTATTTGGATGAACGGGAAACGCTGGCCGCGCGTTATGCCATGGCGCGGGAACAAAACCGCATCCCGGTACAGATCGCGCCGGGAAAACGAATAACCCTGAGCCCCGGGGAACACAACGAATTGATCCGAGCCATCGTTGAAGACTTTGCTTCTCGTTTCGCGCCCGGCAGCATACTGGTATATGCCGGTGACACCGGCGACAAGTGGGGCTACTTCGATGCCCCGCTACTGTCCGCTTTGGGCGTTGACGTTGACGCTCATGGGAAAATGCCGGACGTGGTGTTGCATTATTCAAAAAAGAACTGGTTGTTGATGGTTGAATCAGTCACCAGTCACGGACCGGTTGACGGCAAGCGGCACGCTGAATTGACGCGACTGTTTGCCGGAGCAAAGGCCGGGCTGGTGTATGTAACTGCTTTTCCAAACCGTGCCGTCATGGCCCGTTACCTGGCTGATATCGCATGGGAAACAGAAGTGTGGGTGGCCGATGCCCCCTCGCATCTCATTCATTTTGATGGCGAACGCTTCCTCGGTCCTTATTCCCCATCATAA
- a CDS encoding DUF2786 domain-containing protein, producing the protein MNNSDDTRYQLYGAWNRHLYQWWDYYNSLYLKGGLKRPVIRLSSLKAVLGQWDAANRTLTLSLFHIEADDWFRVMDTLRHEMAHQYVDEVLRPVGESAHGPAFKAACQKLRCGHKSSDQGVPQEEGRALRRLKKVLSLAASPNENEAQLAMQKARELMLKYNLDRVALDCERDFFSRTLGTIKARHTSAELRMASLLGRFFFVEVLWQHTYDALQDKAGTVLMVYGTPSSLEMAHYVYDYLWMVMEALWTQYRTVNKVPGHQQRQRYFAGVLDGFYRKLEKQERAIQEIQALVWQGDPRLTGYYRYLNPRIRTCYGGGVHATGVYHAGVNDGRKVTLHKPIQEKKSSHGGYIARE; encoded by the coding sequence ATGAACAACTCGGATGACACGCGTTATCAGCTCTACGGGGCATGGAACAGGCACCTCTACCAGTGGTGGGACTACTACAATTCCCTCTATTTGAAGGGAGGCCTGAAACGGCCCGTGATCCGGTTGTCGTCGCTTAAGGCCGTATTGGGGCAATGGGACGCGGCCAACAGGACACTGACGCTGTCCCTGTTTCATATCGAGGCGGACGACTGGTTCCGGGTTATGGACACCCTGCGCCACGAGATGGCCCATCAGTACGTGGACGAAGTCCTGCGGCCGGTGGGTGAAAGCGCCCACGGACCGGCATTTAAAGCGGCCTGTCAAAAACTTCGATGCGGGCATAAGTCGTCTGACCAGGGCGTGCCGCAGGAGGAGGGCCGGGCCTTGCGGCGCCTGAAGAAGGTCCTTTCCTTGGCGGCCAGCCCCAACGAGAACGAGGCCCAGCTGGCGATGCAGAAGGCCCGTGAACTCATGCTCAAGTATAACCTCGACCGGGTGGCGCTGGATTGTGAGCGCGACTTCTTCTCCCGGACGCTGGGAACGATAAAGGCCAGGCATACCTCCGCGGAGCTGAGAATGGCCTCCCTGCTGGGGCGCTTTTTCTTCGTGGAGGTGCTGTGGCAGCACACCTACGATGCCCTGCAGGACAAGGCGGGAACGGTTCTGATGGTCTACGGGACCCCGTCCAGCCTTGAAATGGCGCACTATGTGTATGACTACCTGTGGATGGTGATGGAAGCCCTGTGGACGCAATACAGGACGGTCAATAAGGTTCCGGGTCACCAACAGCGCCAGCGATATTTCGCGGGGGTGCTTGACGGCTTCTACCGGAAGCTGGAAAAGCAGGAGCGGGCGATCCAGGAGATACAGGCCCTGGTGTGGCAGGGCGATCCCCGCCTGACCGGGTATTATCGATATTTGAACCCCAGGATCCGCACCTGTTACGGGGGCGGCGTGCATGCCACCGGTGTGTATCATGCCGGTGTCAATGACGGCCGAAAGGTGACCCTGCACAAGCCCATCCAGGAGAAGAAGTCGTCGCATGGGGGTTATATTGCGCGGGAGTGA